Proteins encoded together in one Coffea arabica cultivar ET-39 chromosome 2c, Coffea Arabica ET-39 HiFi, whole genome shotgun sequence window:
- the LOC113726427 gene encoding uncharacterized protein isoform X1, which yields MKVFEVNGSTLCLALFVDVTNSNGIPGQQLSCPVLVCVCVCGELLDSMQGGTLEPEVALLNALLIPDVFPVLAAAHKTLAAKSRQSLTTRTLHSELVYNYSGSKHISESLKRCGISESSTYILVARFSASADEMTAIEKLIEGREIDLDDLEGNANQSQIQKHYKISSLELEISSLAEAITCRIAARDAM from the exons ATGAAGGTGTTCGAGGTTAATGGATCCACCCTCTGTCTTGCCCTCTTCGTCGACGTCACCAACTCCAA TGGAATCCCAGGCCAGCAGCTATCCTGCCCTGTGCtagtgtgtgtttgtgtgtgcgg GGAACTCCTGGATTCAATGCAAGGTGGAACTTTGGAACCAGAAGTAGCATTGCTGAATGCATTACTT ATCCCAGATGTTTTCCCTGTTCTGGCTGCTGCACACAAGACGCTTGCAGCTAAATCAAGGCAGTCATTAACAACACGGACTCTGCATTCTGAGCTTGTCTATAATTATTCAGGTTCTAAGCAT ATCTCAGAATCCTTAAAAAGATGTGGCATCTCTGAAAGTTCAACCTATATCCTTGTGGCTCGGTTCAGTGCTTCTGCTGATGAG ATGACAGCCATAGAGAAACTGATAGAAGGAAGAGAAATCGATTTAGatgatttggaaggaaatgcaAATCAATCCCAAATACAGAAg CACTACAAAATATCAAGCTTGGAGTTGGAGATATCTTCGCTTGCTGAAGCCATAACTTGCAGGATCGCTGCCCGAGACGCAATGTGA
- the LOC113726427 gene encoding uncharacterized protein isoform X3: MQGGTLEPEVALLNALLIPDVFPVLAAAHKTLAAKSRQSLTTRTLHSELVYNYSGSKHISESLKRCGISESSTYILVARFSASADEMTAIEKLIEGREIDLDDLEGNANQSQIQKHYKISSLELEISSLAEAITCRIAARDAM, encoded by the exons ATGCAAGGTGGAACTTTGGAACCAGAAGTAGCATTGCTGAATGCATTACTT ATCCCAGATGTTTTCCCTGTTCTGGCTGCTGCACACAAGACGCTTGCAGCTAAATCAAGGCAGTCATTAACAACACGGACTCTGCATTCTGAGCTTGTCTATAATTATTCAGGTTCTAAGCAT ATCTCAGAATCCTTAAAAAGATGTGGCATCTCTGAAAGTTCAACCTATATCCTTGTGGCTCGGTTCAGTGCTTCTGCTGATGAG ATGACAGCCATAGAGAAACTGATAGAAGGAAGAGAAATCGATTTAGatgatttggaaggaaatgcaAATCAATCCCAAATACAGAAg CACTACAAAATATCAAGCTTGGAGTTGGAGATATCTTCGCTTGCTGAAGCCATAACTTGCAGGATCGCTGCCCGAGACGCAATGTGA
- the LOC113726427 gene encoding uncharacterized protein isoform X2, which translates to MKVFEVNGSTLCLALFVDVTNSKELLDSMQGGTLEPEVALLNALLIPDVFPVLAAAHKTLAAKSRQSLTTRTLHSELVYNYSGSKHISESLKRCGISESSTYILVARFSASADEMTAIEKLIEGREIDLDDLEGNANQSQIQKHYKISSLELEISSLAEAITCRIAARDAM; encoded by the exons ATGAAGGTGTTCGAGGTTAATGGATCCACCCTCTGTCTTGCCCTCTTCGTCGACGTCACCAACTCCAA GGAACTCCTGGATTCAATGCAAGGTGGAACTTTGGAACCAGAAGTAGCATTGCTGAATGCATTACTT ATCCCAGATGTTTTCCCTGTTCTGGCTGCTGCACACAAGACGCTTGCAGCTAAATCAAGGCAGTCATTAACAACACGGACTCTGCATTCTGAGCTTGTCTATAATTATTCAGGTTCTAAGCAT ATCTCAGAATCCTTAAAAAGATGTGGCATCTCTGAAAGTTCAACCTATATCCTTGTGGCTCGGTTCAGTGCTTCTGCTGATGAG ATGACAGCCATAGAGAAACTGATAGAAGGAAGAGAAATCGATTTAGatgatttggaaggaaatgcaAATCAATCCCAAATACAGAAg CACTACAAAATATCAAGCTTGGAGTTGGAGATATCTTCGCTTGCTGAAGCCATAACTTGCAGGATCGCTGCCCGAGACGCAATGTGA